A DNA window from Candidatus Thermokryptus mobilis contains the following coding sequences:
- a CDS encoding ExbD/TolR family protein — MKFETRNKPLTIFTFASLTDIVLLLLIFFLLTSSFITQSGIRIQLPKAETREQISDRNIIITLTSNGEIYVFNEKVKKEDLSAKLTEVSKKQTDKLVVLRADKNVAIQEVIDVMDIARATGLTRFVVATQLR, encoded by the coding sequence ATGAAATTTGAAACAAGGAATAAACCATTAACGATTTTTACATTTGCTTCCCTGACCGACATAGTTCTTCTACTGCTGATTTTCTTTCTTCTCACATCGTCCTTCATAACTCAATCTGGCATAAGAATTCAACTCCCAAAAGCCGAAACGAGGGAACAAATAAGCGATAGAAACATAATAATCACTTTGACATCAAACGGAGAAATTTATGTTTTCAACGAAAAAGTAAAGAAAGAAGATTTATCGGCGAAATTAACCGAGGTTTCAAAAAAACAAACCGATAAACTTGTCGTTTTACGCGCAGATAAAAACGTAGCGATACAGGAAGTGATTGATGTCATGGATATAGCAAGAGCAACTGGTTTGACAAGATTTGTAGTCGCAACACAATTGAGATAA
- a CDS encoding small ribosomal subunit Rsm22 family protein, with protein sequence MSEYFTRKNLRKEFVFYDYLSNAEVQKGYLIYFTTTNLLKVHIPLNEIAHSGFFKGRKNLEILDIGTGLGTVVMGAIIWMHENIKYFKNTEVKFVALDKVKQNIDKFQENLEIFLSELKNHYPSSIKITVEPAIFDIEHAFEMFHKRFDLITVANTLNEVAYEKRNKLLRLINAGVKDDGFVILIEPALMITSRDLLDFRDKMLKLGFHIYSPCLRNSNCPALETQKDWCHTEVDWKRPEFIRQIDLVSGNYRRTLKFSYIVATKQDINLIDYIAGERNFTDYFRIVSQLIVEKGKKHCYLCNELGRLHCVKLDRTNSPQNEVFDEISRYEIITMTNFETEKDKIKITPETQIKKVLNNEGKILNKIKG encoded by the coding sequence ATGTCGGAATATTTCACAAGGAAAAACTTGCGGAAGGAATTCGTCTTCTACGACTACCTCAGCAACGCCGAAGTTCAAAAAGGGTATCTAATTTACTTTACAACGACAAATCTCTTAAAAGTTCATATCCCATTAAACGAAATCGCCCACTCGGGATTTTTCAAAGGAAGGAAAAATCTTGAAATACTTGACATCGGAACAGGTCTTGGGACAGTTGTGATGGGTGCGATAATTTGGATGCATGAGAATATAAAATACTTTAAAAATACCGAGGTTAAATTCGTCGCCCTTGATAAAGTCAAACAAAACATAGACAAATTTCAAGAGAACCTTGAGATTTTCCTCTCCGAGCTTAAAAACCACTATCCCAGCTCAATAAAGATAACAGTTGAACCAGCCATCTTTGACATTGAACATGCTTTTGAAATGTTCCACAAAAGATTTGATTTGATAACGGTTGCAAATACGCTTAATGAGGTTGCATATGAAAAAAGAAATAAACTCCTTCGCCTTATCAATGCCGGTGTAAAAGATGATGGTTTTGTAATTTTAATTGAGCCAGCACTCATGATAACATCGCGAGACCTGCTTGATTTCAGGGATAAGATGCTGAAACTTGGATTTCACATTTATTCCCCATGCCTTAGAAATTCAAACTGCCCTGCACTTGAAACACAAAAGGATTGGTGCCATACTGAAGTGGACTGGAAGAGACCCGAATTCATAAGACAAATTGATCTCGTCTCGGGAAATTACAGAAGGACATTGAAATTCTCGTACATAGTTGCAACAAAACAAGACATAAATCTGATAGATTACATCGCTGGTGAAAGAAACTTCACGGACTACTTCAGGATCGTAAGTCAGCTGATAGTTGAAAAAGGGAAGAAACATTGTTATCTTTGCAATGAACTTGGAAGATTGCATTGTGTTAAGCTTGACAGAACAAATTCTCCTCAGAATGAAGTTTTTGATGAAATTTCTCGCTATGAGATAATAACGATGACAAATTTTGAAACAGAAAAAGACAAAATTAAAATCACGCCAGAAACACAGATAAAAAAGGTTTTAAACAACGAAGGAAAAATTTTGAATAAAATCAAAGGGTAA
- a CDS encoding energy transducer TonB family protein, giving the protein MKDVEIKSAFYTAVVCLVIFIVMLFYKLTIEPKESVKFNEVIFAQSFEEIKQDESPDQSKTGRGLKSSIAIKTTNLPRINLPTRFTISGEEIIPSEKFAEKISDIEKPGEIAGTGHKGFFEDASLGKEIKPELGSSERGKTGIGEIKRDFGTGLKQSLSYRIEWEGKINRTKLKGELPKFPEGVNETAMVRFRVVVLPDGSIERVFPIEKSNPEFERSAFEALMTWKFNPIDQQFKQNGIVTFIFTVK; this is encoded by the coding sequence ATGAAGGACGTTGAAATAAAATCCGCTTTTTACACCGCTGTTGTTTGTCTTGTGATTTTCATAGTTATGCTGTTTTACAAACTTACAATTGAACCGAAAGAAAGTGTCAAATTTAACGAGGTCATCTTCGCTCAATCCTTTGAAGAGATAAAACAAGACGAATCGCCCGATCAATCAAAAACTGGAAGAGGACTTAAAAGTTCAATCGCCATAAAGACGACAAATCTCCCAAGGATAAATCTCCCGACGAGATTCACAATTTCAGGTGAGGAAATAATACCTTCTGAAAAATTCGCTGAAAAAATCAGTGATATTGAAAAACCCGGGGAAATAGCTGGAACCGGACATAAAGGTTTTTTTGAAGATGCAAGTTTGGGTAAAGAGATTAAACCAGAGCTTGGCTCTTCTGAGAGAGGGAAAACAGGTATCGGAGAGATCAAACGAGATTTTGGCACTGGATTGAAACAATCGCTTTCATATAGAATTGAATGGGAGGGGAAAATAAACCGAACCAAGTTAAAAGGCGAACTTCCGAAATTTCCTGAAGGCGTAAATGAAACAGCAATGGTGAGGTTTAGGGTTGTGGTTTTACCAGACGGTAGTATTGAAAGGGTCTTCCCGATTGAAAAATCAAACCCGGAATTTGAGCGTTCAGCTTTTGAGGCATTGATGACTTGGAAATTCAACCCGATTGACCAGCAATTTAAACAAAACGGAATTGTAACTTTCATCTTCACCGTAAAATAA
- a CDS encoding tetratricopeptide repeat protein: MKKIFLVLFFIPGFIFAQGTAQDSMEVLKNWSLFFEYFKTGDYNSAVPYGWKVMQMQPSRFKTLYRAMEKIYLKYYEDAPQDEKTAYADTILIIYDNAIKYDPERASEYYLRKGYVLENYYTGRDTEAIAAYEKGIELDFENTEFYYIDRLGVLYIKNMDEHPEYRNRAIDLYRRVIEKDPQNVTANDRLRALVKDIGELIELSKKRLESDPENTELIWTIANLYIRAEDYKSAIPYLEKLAKKYPDNEIYWNRLGYCYQRTGEYKKAIDAYNRSLKINPDAKEIILNIAVCYRELDNFEQARVWARRAMAKDKNWGRPYIEIAQIYEAAVAKCVKTTKGGDWTKLDFTDKLVYQLAVEYYQLAKKIDPSVESEANQRIKNLETLVPTQEDYFFNKRKIKDGKVAITGGCYDWIGESITVPYKI; encoded by the coding sequence ATGAAAAAAATTTTTTTGGTGTTGTTTTTTATTCCGGGTTTCATTTTCGCTCAAGGGACAGCGCAAGATTCAATGGAGGTGTTGAAGAATTGGTCGTTGTTTTTTGAGTATTTTAAAACTGGGGATTATAACAGCGCAGTGCCTTACGGATGGAAGGTCATGCAGATGCAACCCTCAAGGTTTAAAACGCTGTATAGAGCGATGGAGAAAATTTATTTGAAGTATTACGAGGATGCACCTCAAGATGAAAAGACAGCTTATGCAGATACTATTTTGATAATTTATGACAACGCAATAAAGTATGATCCCGAAAGGGCTTCTGAATATTATCTTCGCAAAGGATATGTGCTTGAAAACTATTATACCGGAAGGGATACCGAAGCAATAGCAGCTTACGAAAAGGGGATTGAACTTGATTTTGAAAACACGGAGTTTTATTACATAGACCGACTTGGGGTTCTTTACATAAAGAATATGGATGAACATCCAGAATATAGAAATAGGGCGATTGATCTTTACAGAAGGGTGATTGAAAAAGACCCTCAAAATGTCACGGCAAATGACAGGCTAAGAGCTCTTGTGAAGGACATAGGAGAGTTGATTGAGCTAAGCAAGAAACGACTTGAGTCGGACCCTGAAAACACTGAACTTATATGGACGATTGCGAATCTTTACATCCGTGCTGAGGATTATAAAAGCGCTATACCTTATCTTGAAAAGTTAGCGAAGAAATATCCTGATAATGAGATATACTGGAATCGTCTCGGTTATTGTTATCAACGCACAGGTGAGTATAAAAAAGCGATAGATGCGTATAATCGTTCTTTGAAGATAAATCCCGATGCGAAGGAGATAATTTTAAACATTGCTGTTTGTTATCGTGAGCTTGACAATTTTGAGCAGGCGAGGGTTTGGGCGAGAAGAGCAATGGCTAAGGATAAAAACTGGGGGAGACCTTACATTGAGATAGCACAAATTTACGAAGCAGCGGTTGCAAAATGTGTAAAGACGACAAAAGGAGGAGATTGGACGAAACTTGATTTCACTGATAAGCTTGTCTATCAACTTGCGGTTGAATATTATCAGCTTGCGAAGAAGATAGACCCAAGCGTTGAAAGTGAAGCAAACCAAAGGATTAAAAACCTTGAGACGCTTGTCCCAACACAGGAGGATTATTTCTTCAACAAGAGAAAGATAAAAGATGGCAAGGTTGCGATAACGGGTGGTTGCTATGACTGGATTGGTGAGAGCATAACTGTGCCTTACAAAATTTAA
- a CDS encoding MotA/TolQ/ExbB proton channel family protein, whose amino-acid sequence MHLISILFVVMIYVTIEKILVLKRARANVRDFIASIKGLIRSGNVPEIIDYCNSYNTPISRIFKQGLLKIGLGDERVREAIEMAGRSEVFMLEKRLSILATIAGIAPLLGFLGTVTGMINAFMTIQSLGGIVSPSDLAGGIWEALLTTAYGLIVGIPAYGLYNYFVTKINRLVYEIENATFEFIDILGSDEIKNKLGS is encoded by the coding sequence ATGCATTTGATTTCAATCTTGTTTGTAGTGATGATTTATGTCACCATTGAAAAAATTCTTGTGCTAAAAAGAGCGAGGGCAAATGTCAGGGACTTCATCGCAAGCATTAAAGGTTTGATAAGGTCAGGAAATGTTCCTGAAATAATAGATTACTGCAATTCATATAACACGCCTATATCAAGGATATTCAAACAAGGACTTTTAAAGATTGGTCTAGGAGATGAAAGGGTTCGTGAAGCAATTGAAATGGCTGGAAGAAGCGAAGTTTTTATGCTTGAGAAAAGATTAAGCATACTTGCAACAATTGCCGGTATCGCTCCACTTCTTGGCTTTCTTGGAACTGTAACTGGGATGATAAATGCTTTTATGACAATCCAATCGCTTGGCGGAATTGTTTCCCCTTCGGATTTAGCCGGAGGAATATGGGAAGCACTTTTGACAACTGCTTACGGTCTAATCGTTGGGATTCCAGCGTATGGACTTTACAATTATTTCGTCACGAAGATAAACCGCCTTGTTTATGAAATTGAAAACGCGACATTTGAATTCATTGATATACTTGGCTCAGACGAAATAAAAAACAAGCTCGGCTCTTGA
- the bcp gene encoding thioredoxin-dependent thiol peroxidase produces MAKKKTKRSVNKSAKTTELKVGQKAPDFTLPADNGEKISLKDFRGKKVVLYFYPKDDTPGCTKEACSFRDNINRILERGAVVLGVSADSVESHKKFKEKYNLNFPLLSDEKHKVLQKYGVWKERNLYGKKFMGTERTTFIIDENGKIAHIFRKVKVDGHTEEVLKKLDELAQKVTA; encoded by the coding sequence ATGGCAAAGAAGAAAACAAAAAGGTCTGTCAATAAATCCGCAAAGACAACAGAGCTAAAAGTTGGACAAAAAGCCCCGGACTTCACGCTTCCAGCTGATAATGGTGAGAAAATCTCTTTAAAAGATTTCAGAGGGAAAAAAGTCGTCCTCTATTTCTATCCGAAAGATGACACACCGGGGTGCACGAAGGAGGCATGTTCGTTTAGAGATAATATAAATCGCATACTTGAACGCGGAGCTGTGGTTCTCGGAGTTAGCGCTGATAGCGTTGAATCGCACAAGAAGTTCAAAGAAAAATATAACCTCAACTTTCCTCTCTTAAGCGATGAAAAGCATAAAGTTCTGCAAAAGTATGGCGTATGGAAAGAGAGAAATCTCTATGGGAAAAAGTTCATGGGCACAGAGAGGACAACCTTCATAATTGATGAAAATGGCAAAATCGCTCACATCTTCAGAAAAGTCAAAGTTGATGGTCACACCGAAGAGGTTTTGAAAAAACTTGATGAACTTGCTCAAAAAGTCACCGCTTGA
- a CDS encoding DUF92 domain-containing protein, with the protein MDWLWAFLLVISIFGVIAISEILRGIFKLDPEVTRKVVHISVGVAVFPAPIIFSSSLPMIAIALIFIVVNFLSIKMRLFKGMDSVERQTFGTVYYPLAFLILVLVFWKNHPAIISISMLALALGDALAAIVGESVKNPKIYNLTGDKKSIQGSVAMFLTTAFIVAIFLYFTSDSIQWWGKTLALSGEDIILISILTALFTTVFEAIGSYGFDNLFIPISSSFMLYSLVVVDGLNQFLIAFALAILIAAISFKLKFLSLNGAVGTFILAVIIFGVGGWKWTLPILAFFVLSSLISKIGKKKKENFDLIFEKSSTRDIYQVMANGGIAGLTAVIYQFLQNEIFYFAYLGSISAATFDTWATEIGTLFPTKPRLLTNFKRVEPGTSGAVSLKGSVGGLIGSIIIFSSAMLWVKFNFARLLVVVLSGLFGGFVDSFIGATLQAQYKCNVCSKTTEKKFHCDNFTSLVRGKRWMNNDFVNFVCTSTGALSGLAFLMII; encoded by the coding sequence TTGGACTGGCTTTGGGCTTTCCTTCTTGTAATTTCAATCTTCGGGGTGATCGCAATATCTGAAATTCTCAGGGGAATTTTTAAGCTTGATCCAGAGGTTACAAGGAAAGTTGTGCATATATCCGTTGGTGTAGCTGTTTTTCCAGCGCCGATAATCTTTTCAAGTTCACTTCCAATGATAGCAATTGCCTTAATTTTCATCGTTGTTAACTTCTTGAGCATAAAAATGCGACTTTTCAAAGGGATGGATTCCGTTGAAAGACAAACTTTTGGAACGGTTTATTATCCGCTTGCTTTTTTAATACTTGTCTTGGTTTTTTGGAAAAACCATCCGGCGATAATTTCAATTTCAATGTTAGCTCTTGCGCTCGGCGATGCCTTAGCAGCTATAGTTGGGGAGAGCGTGAAAAATCCAAAGATATACAATTTGACGGGGGATAAAAAGTCAATCCAGGGCTCAGTTGCGATGTTTTTGACAACAGCGTTCATAGTTGCCATTTTCCTTTACTTCACAAGCGATTCAATTCAATGGTGGGGGAAAACCCTTGCGTTATCTGGTGAAGATATAATCTTGATTTCAATTTTAACTGCTTTGTTTACGACTGTTTTTGAAGCGATTGGTTCATACGGATTTGATAATTTATTCATACCGATTTCTTCATCATTTATGCTTTATTCACTTGTCGTAGTGGATGGGTTGAACCAATTTTTGATCGCTTTTGCCCTTGCGATTTTAATTGCGGCTATATCTTTCAAATTAAAGTTTTTATCCTTGAACGGTGCTGTTGGCACCTTTATACTTGCGGTTATAATTTTTGGTGTTGGCGGTTGGAAATGGACTTTGCCGATTCTCGCCTTCTTTGTCCTGTCAAGTTTAATCTCAAAAATTGGGAAAAAGAAAAAAGAAAACTTTGATCTTATCTTTGAAAAGTCAAGCACTAGGGATATTTATCAAGTTATGGCAAATGGCGGGATAGCTGGTTTGACCGCGGTTATATATCAATTCCTTCAAAACGAGATTTTCTACTTTGCTTATCTTGGCTCAATTTCAGCAGCTACCTTTGACACCTGGGCGACGGAGATTGGTACGCTTTTCCCCACAAAGCCAAGATTGCTTACAAATTTCAAACGGGTTGAACCCGGGACATCCGGTGCGGTTTCACTTAAAGGTTCGGTTGGTGGGCTTATCGGCTCAATTATAATTTTTTCAAGTGCCATGCTTTGGGTTAAATTTAATTTCGCGCGACTACTTGTTGTGGTCCTTTCCGGTTTGTTCGGTGGATTTGTTGACAGCTTCATTGGAGCAACTCTACAAGCGCAGTATAAATGTAACGTTTGTTCAAAGACGACGGAGAAAAAATTTCACTGCGACAATTTCACAAGTTTAGTCCGCGGTAAAAGATGGATGAATAATGACTTTGTTAATTTCGTTTGTACAAGCACTGGAGCTCTGTCAGGGCTTGCCTTCTTGATGATAATTTAA
- the gmhB gene encoding D-glycero-beta-D-manno-heptose 1,7-bisphosphate 7-phosphatase, with translation MKKQPLAIFLDRDGTINEDVNFLSSPEQLILIDGSAEAIKEANEIGLKVIVFTNQSGIARGYFTEEDLKKIHKRLDELLSEKGAKIDAYYYCPHHPTEGNGDYKVECECRKPKDGMLKRASREQNIDLRNSFVIGDRCIDIEAGKTAGATTILVLTGYGIEELEKCRDKNLEPDFVAKDLREAIEIVKKCLTERKEKCEA, from the coding sequence ATGAAAAAGCAACCCCTGGCTATATTTCTTGATAGAGATGGAACGATAAATGAAGATGTTAATTTTTTGTCTTCCCCGGAACAGCTCATTTTGATAGATGGCTCAGCTGAAGCGATAAAGGAAGCAAATGAAATTGGGTTGAAGGTCATCGTCTTCACAAATCAAAGTGGTATAGCAAGGGGATATTTTACTGAGGAGGACTTAAAAAAGATTCACAAACGGCTTGACGAGTTGCTTTCTGAAAAGGGGGCGAAAATTGACGCTTATTATTATTGTCCGCATCATCCAACCGAAGGGAACGGAGATTACAAAGTTGAATGCGAATGCAGAAAACCAAAAGATGGAATGTTAAAAAGAGCATCAAGAGAACAAAACATTGATCTAAGAAATTCATTTGTAATTGGAGATAGATGCATTGACATAGAAGCGGGGAAAACAGCCGGGGCAACAACTATACTCGTGTTGACTGGTTACGGAATTGAAGAACTTGAAAAGTGCAGAGATAAAAATTTAGAGCCGGATTTTGTTGCTAAGGATTTGAGGGAAGCAATTGAAATCGTAAAAAAATGTCTAACGGAGAGAAAGGAAAAATGCGAAGCTTGA
- the glgA gene encoding glycogen synthase GlgA, with the protein MAQSFNILFLSSEVVPFAKTGGLADVSFALPQAIKELGHEIRVMMPKYGFISERKFGIHEIIRLKEMDIPVGDKLQKGSAKASFIVGQKTKVQVYFLESEVYYNRNGLYVDPKTKKDYPDNDERFIFFCKGVIETLRKLGWRPDVIHCNDWQTALVPVYLKTTYKDDPLLKGIKTILTIHNIGYQGVFPKESFLKSGLPDEIFPQIQHNGSFNFLKAGILYADFITTVSPTYAKEIIADDELGAGLSDVLRKRKRDIFGILNGVDYSVWSPETDKFIPVPYGVQTIESKYENKKALLKHFGLEYNENIPVVAQISRLAEQKGFDLIEEIIDKMMELDLQYIVLGTGEPRYEEMLERIKKKYPKKVGIHIGFSEELAHLIEAGADIFLMPSRYEPCGLNQMYSLRYGTVPVVRKTGGLADTVEEFNPKTGRGTGFLFEKYNGQELLKALKKALNFYKNKKVWLKLMKNGMAKDFSWSVSARKYVELYEKLVSVQKKARTVKVK; encoded by the coding sequence ATGGCTCAATCTTTTAATATCCTCTTCCTCTCCAGTGAAGTTGTTCCATTCGCGAAGACGGGAGGTCTTGCTGATGTCTCTTTTGCTTTGCCCCAAGCGATAAAGGAACTTGGACACGAGATAAGAGTTATGATGCCGAAATATGGATTCATAAGCGAGCGGAAATTTGGCATCCACGAGATTATACGCCTGAAGGAGATGGATATTCCAGTTGGGGATAAACTTCAAAAGGGAAGCGCTAAAGCATCGTTCATTGTGGGTCAAAAAACGAAGGTTCAAGTTTATTTCCTTGAAAGCGAGGTTTATTACAATAGAAATGGTCTTTATGTTGACCCAAAGACAAAGAAAGATTATCCCGATAACGATGAAAGATTTATATTCTTTTGTAAAGGAGTCATTGAGACATTGAGGAAGCTTGGATGGCGTCCCGATGTAATTCATTGCAATGACTGGCAAACCGCCCTTGTTCCTGTATATTTAAAAACAACCTATAAAGATGACCCACTTTTGAAGGGGATTAAAACCATTTTAACGATACACAACATCGGTTATCAGGGTGTTTTCCCTAAGGAATCATTTTTAAAGTCGGGTCTTCCAGATGAAATTTTCCCGCAGATACAACACAACGGTAGTTTTAATTTCTTAAAAGCTGGAATTTTGTATGCCGATTTTATAACGACAGTGAGCCCAACTTACGCCAAGGAGATAATCGCGGATGATGAACTCGGAGCTGGTCTTTCGGATGTGTTAAGGAAAAGGAAAAGAGATATTTTTGGAATTTTAAATGGTGTTGATTACTCGGTTTGGAGTCCTGAAACCGATAAATTCATCCCAGTTCCATACGGAGTTCAAACGATAGAAAGCAAGTATGAGAATAAAAAAGCGCTTCTAAAGCATTTCGGGCTTGAATATAATGAGAATATCCCCGTCGTTGCTCAGATTTCTCGCTTAGCTGAGCAAAAGGGATTTGATCTGATAGAAGAGATAATTGATAAAATGATGGAACTTGATTTGCAATATATTGTTCTTGGCACAGGTGAACCAAGGTATGAAGAGATGCTTGAGCGGATCAAGAAGAAATATCCTAAAAAGGTTGGGATACATATTGGGTTCAGCGAAGAGCTTGCACATTTAATTGAAGCTGGTGCTGATATTTTTCTTATGCCATCAAGGTATGAACCATGCGGTTTGAATCAGATGTATAGTTTAAGATACGGGACTGTTCCAGTGGTGAGGAAAACGGGCGGGCTTGCGGATACGGTTGAGGAATTTAACCCGAAAACGGGAAGGGGAACGGGATTCCTTTTTGAAAAATATAACGGTCAGGAGCTCCTCAAAGCGCTAAAGAAAGCGCTAAATTTTTACAAGAATAAAAAGGTCTGGCTTAAATTGATGAAAAACGGCATGGCGAAAGATTTCTCCTGGAGCGTTTCGGCGAGAAAATATGTTGAACTTTACGAGAAACTCGTCTCAGTTCAAAAAAAAGCTCGGACCGTCAAAGTCAAATGA
- the gcvPB gene encoding aminomethyl-transferring glycine dehydrogenase subunit GcvPB: protein MASKLIFELSRPGRKGYSLPKIDVPEKHIEDLIPLKFLRSSPPSLPEISENEVVRHYIRLSTLNYHVDKGFYPLGSCTMKYNPKVNEVTASFPGFRDIHPHMDDELVQGALQIMYELGEMLKEITGMKGVSLQPAAGAHGELTGILMIRAYHEKLGNPRKKILVPDSAHGTNPASVTISGYTAVSVKSNEYGTIDIDDLKSKLDEDVAGIMITNPNTLGIFEKDILQIEKLIHEVGALMYMDGANLNALVGITKPGDMGFDVVHLNLHKTFSTPHGGGGPGSGPVVVSEKLIPFLPIPRVEKKEDKFILNYDYPDSIGKIHTFFGNFGMMVRAYTYIRMLGSKGLKEVSESAIINANYLLSRIKDYFDRPYLGKPLHEFVVSGSRYKLEYNVRTLDIAKRLLDYGFHAPTIYFPLIVSEALMIEPTETETKETLDAFADALIKIVEEIKTNPDIVRSAPHTTPVKRLDDAYASKNINVCFKE, encoded by the coding sequence ATGGCGTCAAAGTTAATTTTTGAGTTAAGCCGTCCCGGAAGAAAGGGATATTCCCTCCCCAAAATTGATGTCCCGGAGAAACACATTGAGGATTTAATACCGCTGAAATTCCTGCGCTCATCGCCACCATCTCTACCAGAGATAAGTGAAAATGAGGTTGTCAGACATTATATCCGCCTTTCAACTTTAAACTACCATGTTGACAAGGGTTTTTATCCGCTCGGTTCTTGCACGATGAAATACAATCCCAAAGTAAACGAGGTGACCGCATCTTTCCCCGGTTTTAGGGATATTCATCCACATATGGATGATGAGCTTGTTCAGGGCGCATTGCAGATAATGTATGAACTTGGTGAGATGTTAAAAGAAATAACTGGGATGAAGGGGGTCTCGCTTCAACCAGCAGCTGGGGCACACGGGGAGTTAACAGGCATATTGATGATAAGAGCGTATCACGAAAAACTTGGAAATCCAAGAAAGAAAATCCTTGTCCCGGACTCCGCACATGGGACCAATCCAGCAAGCGTTACAATTTCAGGTTATACAGCTGTGAGCGTTAAATCAAATGAATATGGGACAATTGATATTGATGACTTGAAATCAAAACTTGATGAGGATGTTGCAGGTATAATGATAACGAATCCAAATACACTTGGAATTTTTGAAAAGGATATACTTCAAATTGAAAAATTGATCCATGAAGTCGGGGCTTTAATGTATATGGATGGTGCAAACCTTAACGCTCTCGTCGGTATCACTAAACCTGGCGATATGGGATTTGATGTTGTTCATTTAAATTTACACAAGACATTTTCAACACCACACGGTGGTGGTGGTCCTGGTTCAGGACCTGTAGTGGTAAGCGAGAAACTTATTCCTTTCCTTCCGATCCCGAGGGTTGAAAAAAAGGAAGATAAATTCATCTTAAACTATGATTATCCCGATTCAATAGGGAAGATTCACACCTTTTTCGGAAACTTCGGCATGATGGTCAGGGCTTACACATACATCAGAATGCTTGGGAGCAAGGGATTGAAAGAGGTGAGCGAGAGCGCAATTATAAATGCAAATTACCTCTTGAGTAGGATCAAAGATTATTTTGACAGACCTTATCTTGGAAAACCACTTCATGAGTTCGTTGTTTCTGGAAGCAGATATAAACTTGAATATAATGTTAGGACGCTTGACATTGCCAAGCGACTTCTTGACTATGGTTTTCACGCACCGACGATTTATTTCCCTTTGATTGTATCTGAGGCATTGATGATTGAGCCGACGGAGACAGAAACAAAAGAAACACTTGATGCTTTTGCAGATGCACTTATAAAAATTGTTGAGGAGATAAAAACAAACCCAGACATCGTTCGCTCAGCTCCTCATACAACTCCAGTCAAACGACTTGACGATGCCTATGCTTCAAAAAATATAAATGTCTGCTTTAAAGAGTGA
- a CDS encoding archease, with translation MPFKINEEIAIADVAIEVWAETIEGLFQDSGLAVSEVMVDTKTVEQKIELDISINSTSIEMLLYDFLSEIIYLKDAESLLFSRFDVKINELDLTAKLWGEKIDRERHHLRTDVKAVTLYRFEVKRENGIWKAEFVLDI, from the coding sequence ATGCCGTTTAAGATAAATGAGGAAATCGCCATAGCCGATGTGGCAATTGAAGTTTGGGCTGAGACGATAGAGGGTTTATTTCAAGATTCAGGGCTTGCTGTGAGCGAAGTTATGGTTGACACTAAGACGGTTGAGCAAAAGATTGAACTTGACATTTCAATTAATTCAACCAGCATTGAAATGTTGCTTTATGATTTTTTAAGCGAGATAATTTATCTAAAGGATGCTGAATCCCTTCTTTTCTCAAGGTTTGATGTTAAGATAAATGAACTTGATCTGACGGCAAAACTTTGGGGTGAAAAAATTGATAGAGAGAGACATCATCTTAGAACTGATGTTAAAGCTGTGACGCTTTATAGATTTGAGGTTAAAAGGGAAAACGGGATTTGGAAGGCAGAGTTCGTTCTTGATATATGA